In Actinomycetes bacterium, a genomic segment contains:
- a CDS encoding RDD family protein produces MTTAAPIPAEARGYQGHRAGPVTRGVAAALDGVVVGLVLTAGYLTWSGVLWLLDPRSFHLPTTTTFFNLTATLGVLMAYLALGWATTGRTYGAHVMGLRVVDHRGRRLPVLTAIGRAAFCTVFPIGLFWCAVSRERRSVQDVVLRTSVVHDWSRHAPWVHLPAQPAP; encoded by the coding sequence GTGACCACCGCCGCCCCGATCCCGGCGGAGGCCCGCGGCTACCAGGGCCACCGGGCCGGGCCGGTCACCCGCGGTGTGGCAGCCGCACTCGACGGGGTCGTCGTGGGGCTCGTGCTGACCGCCGGGTACCTGACCTGGTCCGGTGTGCTGTGGCTGCTCGACCCGCGCAGCTTCCACCTGCCGACGACCACGACATTCTTCAACCTCACGGCGACGCTGGGCGTCCTGATGGCCTACCTGGCGCTCGGCTGGGCCACGACCGGTCGCACCTACGGCGCCCACGTCATGGGGCTGCGGGTGGTCGACCACCGTGGCCGTCGACTGCCCGTGCTGACGGCCATCGGGAGGGCCGCGTTCTGCACGGTCTTCCCCATCGGGCTGTTCTGGTGCGCGGTCAGCAGGGAGCGCCGGTCGGTGCAGGACGTGGTCCTGCGCACGTCGGTCGTCCACGACTGGAGCCGGCACGCGCCGTGGGTCCACCTGCCCGCGCAGCCGGCCCCCTGA
- a CDS encoding 2-dehydropantoate 2-reductase, translated as MRVAVYGAGGVGGYFGGRLAQSGVEVHLLARGAHLAALREHGLRLHSVAGDATVDAAATDDPAEIGRCDVVLFCVKTYDTESAAARLGPLVGDGTAVVSLQNGVDNEAKLAAAVGPEHVMGGAAFIFAGIGEPGVVVHTGGPTTVTVGELDGRASDRAEALVASCRAAGFGAELSTDITGVLWGKLAFICAQAGMTAAVRLPIGEIRDTAEGWAGFRRLVEEVAAVAAADGHPLADGAVQRALELGRGVEPGSVSSLHDDLVAGRRMELDALHGFVARRAVALGVPVPMTTAVLAVLTPWAVRNARS; from the coding sequence ATGCGGGTGGCGGTCTACGGTGCCGGCGGGGTCGGTGGCTACTTCGGAGGGCGGCTCGCCCAGTCAGGGGTCGAGGTCCACCTGCTCGCCCGGGGCGCCCACCTGGCGGCGCTGCGCGAGCACGGGCTGCGGCTGCACAGCGTCGCGGGCGACGCCACAGTCGACGCCGCAGCCACCGACGACCCGGCCGAGATCGGCCGGTGCGACGTCGTGCTCTTCTGCGTCAAGACCTACGACACCGAGTCCGCTGCGGCCCGCCTCGGCCCGCTGGTCGGCGACGGCACAGCCGTGGTGTCGCTGCAGAACGGCGTCGACAACGAGGCCAAGCTGGCTGCCGCCGTCGGCCCCGAGCACGTCATGGGCGGCGCCGCGTTCATCTTCGCGGGCATCGGCGAGCCAGGGGTCGTCGTGCACACCGGCGGACCGACGACCGTCACCGTCGGCGAGCTGGACGGCCGGGCGAGCGACCGGGCCGAGGCCCTGGTCGCGAGCTGTCGCGCCGCCGGCTTCGGCGCCGAGCTCTCGACGGACATCACCGGGGTGCTCTGGGGCAAGCTCGCCTTCATCTGCGCCCAGGCCGGGATGACCGCTGCGGTGCGGCTGCCGATCGGGGAGATCCGTGACACGGCGGAGGGCTGGGCAGGCTTCCGGCGGCTGGTCGAGGAGGTCGCCGCGGTCGCAGCCGCGGACGGGCACCCACTGGCGGACGGTGCCGTCCAGCGCGCGCTCGAGCTGGGCCGGGGCGTCGAGCCCGGCAGCGTGTCGTCGCTGCATGACGACCTGGTCGCGGGTCGCCGGATGGAGCTCGACGCCCTGCACGGCTTCGTCGCGCGGCGCGCTGTTGCCCTCGGCGTGCCGGTGCCGATGACCACGGCGGTGCTCGCGGTGCTGACGCCCTGGGCGGTCCGCAACGCCCGGTCCTGA
- the serB gene encoding phosphoserine phosphatase SerB has product MDAAPSHGSALLVTVSGRDRPGVTSALFTALSGSDAAVADVEQVVIRGRLVLGVLLTAAASAQARVQAALESALGPLGMEVEVSAVGAEDRGHRRGRSHVTVLGHPLRPAAMAGIAGCVADYGGNIDRIVRIARYPVTAVELEVSGVDPVVLRRQLALTAAALGVDVAVERAGLHRRAKRLVVMDVDSTLVQGEVIEMLAGHAGCAPEVAEVTERAMRGELDFAESLRARVRLLAGVPAAALADVRRELVLARGARTFVRTLKRLDYRIAVVSGGFTQVTDALVADLGIDYSAANTLEVVDGRLTGDLVGPLVDRAGKAAALERFAAEAGVPVAQTVAIGDGANDLDMLARAGLGIAYNAKTVVREAADAALNVPYLDAILFLLGISREEIEDADAAEGIQVETPPT; this is encoded by the coding sequence GTGGACGCGGCTCCCTCGCACGGATCGGCGCTGCTGGTCACGGTCAGCGGGCGCGACCGCCCCGGCGTGACGTCGGCGCTGTTCACGGCGCTGTCCGGCTCGGACGCGGCAGTGGCCGACGTGGAGCAGGTCGTCATCCGCGGCCGGCTGGTGCTCGGTGTGCTCCTCACGGCGGCAGCCAGTGCCCAGGCCCGGGTCCAGGCCGCGCTGGAGTCGGCGCTCGGCCCGCTCGGCATGGAGGTCGAGGTCAGCGCCGTGGGGGCAGAGGACCGGGGGCACCGCCGCGGCCGCAGCCACGTCACCGTGCTCGGCCACCCGCTCCGACCGGCCGCGATGGCGGGCATCGCCGGCTGCGTCGCCGACTACGGCGGCAACATCGACCGGATCGTGCGCATCGCGCGCTACCCGGTGACGGCCGTCGAGCTCGAGGTCTCGGGTGTCGACCCGGTGGTGCTGCGCCGGCAGCTCGCGCTCACCGCCGCGGCGCTCGGGGTCGACGTGGCGGTCGAGCGGGCCGGGCTGCACCGTCGGGCCAAGCGGCTGGTGGTCATGGACGTCGACTCGACCCTGGTGCAGGGCGAGGTCATCGAGATGCTCGCCGGGCACGCCGGCTGCGCTCCCGAGGTCGCCGAGGTGACCGAGCGCGCCATGCGGGGTGAGCTCGACTTCGCCGAGTCGCTGCGGGCCCGGGTCCGGCTCCTCGCCGGCGTGCCCGCCGCGGCGCTGGCGGACGTACGCCGCGAGCTGGTGCTGGCCCGGGGGGCCCGCACCTTCGTGCGCACCCTCAAGCGGCTGGACTACCGGATCGCCGTCGTGAGCGGCGGCTTCACCCAGGTCACCGACGCGCTGGTGGCCGACCTGGGCATCGACTACTCGGCCGCCAACACCCTCGAGGTGGTCGACGGGCGGCTGACCGGCGACCTGGTCGGACCGCTCGTCGACCGCGCCGGCAAGGCCGCGGCGCTCGAGCGGTTCGCCGCCGAGGCCGGGGTCCCGGTGGCGCAGACGGTCGCGATCGGGGACGGAGCCAACGACCTGGACATGCTGGCGCGGGCCGGGCTCGGCATCGCCTACAACGCCAAGACGGTGGTGCGCGAGGCCGCCGACGCCGCGCTGAACGTGCCCTACCTGGACGCGATCCTGTTCCTGCTGGGCATCAGCCGCGAGGAGATCGAGGACGCGGACGCCGCCGAAGGCATCCAGGTGGAGACGCCGCCGACCTGA
- the glgC gene encoding glucose-1-phosphate adenylyltransferase has translation MPDRILSIVLAGGEGKRLMPLTADRAKPAVPFAGIYRLIDFVLSNLVNAGYRKIVVLTQYKSHSLDRHIASTWRLSAMLGNYIAPVPAQQRLGPRWFAGSADAIYQSLNLIGDEQPTHVIVFGADHIYRMDPSQMVRQHVETGAGVTVAAIRQPIGLADQFGVIETASDRRVISAFREKPTDAVGLADAADQVYASMGNYVFTTEVLLEALRQDALDPSSKHDMGGNIIPRLVAKGEAHVYDFRDNDVPGSTDRDRDYWRDVGTLDAFYDAHSDLIAVHPVFNLYNNDWPIYTSHEPLPPAKFVHNSAGRMGHAIDSFVSSGAVVSGAKVERSLLSPWVHVHSWAEVSGSVLMNHVDIGRHAVVQNAILDKNVVVPEGARIGVDREEDLARGFVVSDGGVTVVGKGQRVTV, from the coding sequence ATGCCGGACCGGATCCTGTCCATCGTCCTGGCCGGTGGCGAGGGCAAGCGGCTGATGCCCCTGACTGCCGACCGAGCGAAGCCGGCCGTGCCGTTCGCCGGCATCTACCGGCTGATCGACTTCGTGCTGTCCAACCTGGTCAACGCCGGCTACCGCAAGATCGTGGTGCTCACGCAGTACAAGAGCCACAGCCTTGACCGCCACATCGCCTCGACCTGGCGGCTGTCGGCGATGCTCGGCAACTACATCGCCCCCGTCCCGGCACAGCAGCGGCTCGGCCCCCGGTGGTTCGCCGGCTCCGCCGACGCGATCTACCAGAGCCTCAACCTGATCGGCGACGAGCAGCCGACCCACGTCATCGTCTTCGGTGCCGACCACATCTACCGCATGGACCCGAGCCAGATGGTCCGTCAGCACGTCGAGACCGGTGCCGGCGTCACGGTGGCCGCGATCCGGCAGCCGATCGGGCTGGCCGACCAGTTCGGGGTCATCGAGACGGCCAGCGACCGGCGGGTCATCTCGGCGTTCCGGGAGAAGCCGACCGACGCGGTCGGGCTGGCCGACGCGGCCGACCAGGTCTACGCGTCGATGGGCAACTACGTCTTCACCACCGAGGTGCTGCTCGAGGCGCTGCGGCAGGACGCGCTGGACCCGTCCAGCAAGCACGACATGGGCGGCAACATCATCCCGCGCCTGGTTGCCAAGGGCGAGGCGCACGTCTATGACTTCCGCGACAACGACGTGCCCGGCTCGACCGACCGCGACCGCGACTACTGGCGCGACGTGGGGACGTTGGACGCGTTCTACGACGCGCACTCCGACCTGATCGCGGTGCACCCGGTCTTCAACCTCTACAACAACGACTGGCCGATCTACACCTCGCACGAGCCGCTGCCGCCGGCCAAGTTCGTGCACAACTCGGCGGGGCGCATGGGCCACGCCATCGACTCGTTCGTGTCCAGCGGCGCCGTCGTGTCGGGTGCGAAGGTCGAGCGGTCGCTGCTCTCCCCCTGGGTGCACGTGCACTCGTGGGCCGAGGTCAGCGGCAGCGTGCTGATGAACCACGTCGACATCGGCCGCCACGCCGTCGTGCAGAACGCGATCCTCGACAAGAACGTCGTCGTGCCCGAGGGCGCCCGCATCGGTGTCGACCGCGAGGAGGACCTCGCGCGAGGCTTCGTCGTCTCCGACGGCGGCGTCACGGTGGTCGGCAAGGGCCAGCGGGTCACGGTCTGA